From Salminus brasiliensis chromosome 21, fSalBra1.hap2, whole genome shotgun sequence, a single genomic window includes:
- the hp1bp3 gene encoding heterochromatin protein 1-binding protein 3, with translation MPIRRSAGAPPKEDAPPAPEAEPKTNSGESSSAAEDPEAPAQAASEGQASGEAGEKSADGATDGEKVEDGEKTADGEKSEKEGAEEQGKKKKKKDAKKEDKEGADEKSKKVKRKIPAWATMSASKLATAPKSVSLFQPKVEEILLDAIQNCKERNGASIFTIMKYVMKKYSPMELDKRTKSLYKRALKRLVEKGAVKQLKGKGFSGSFTIGKVPTNPPSKKKPSASSGIKGTLGESLPLIMTRLCEPKEASYILIKKYLEQHFPQLNVENRPDVLKNCLQRSVERGYLEQITGKGASGTFQLKKSGNKVLLGGGLLEDAIVAAITAMNEPKSCSISTLRKFLVENYKDQNVYLLVANLKRTLQKCKVMGWMEQITGHGLSGSYQLSYPYYPSPAVLFPEMMEKIKQKEEKKLQTKRNRHSEDSDEEEEEEDDEEEEEEEEEEEEEESEDDEPPPRKRGQKRSAPRSRQPPPSKRAKASGRKPAKRPAASAKKSSAAAKSASSKKASPPAKATPVKKAAPARKPKTPIAKKMTSRVSKRPGPKKSPAKKQAASSAVKSKTASRKSLRAKK, from the exons ATGCCGATTCGCCGTTCAGCTGGGGCCCCGCCCAAGGAAGACGCACCCCCAGCACCTGAGGCGG AGCCTAAAACCAACTCCGGTGAGTCTAGTTCTGCAGCCGAGGATCCTGAGGCACCGGCTCAGGCAGCTTCGGAAGGGCAGGCGAGTGGAGAAGCAGGAGAGAAGTCTGCTGATGGAGCAACAGATGGGGAGAAAGTAGAGGATGGAGAGAAAACAGCTGACGGAGAGAAGTCCGAGAAGGAAGGAGCCGAAGAGcaaggaaaaaagaagaaaaagaaggatgCCAAAAAAGA AGACAAAGAAGGAGCTGATGAGAAGAGCAAAAAGGTGAAAAGAAAAATCCCTGCTTGGGCTACCATGTCTGCCAGCAAACTTGCCACTGCCCCAAAAAGTGTCTCTCTGTTTCAGCCCAAAGTCGAAGAAATCCTGCTTGACGCGATTCAG aaCTGTAAGGAACGCAATGGCGCCTCTATTTTCACCATCATGAAATATGTAATGAAGAAGTATTCCCCCATGGAACTAGACAAAAGAACAAAAAGTCTATATAAGAGGGCCCTTAAAAGGCTGGTGGAGAAAGGGGCTGTCAAACAG CTAAAAGGCAAAGGCTTTTCAGGAAGTTTCACCATTGGAAAGGTCCCTACTAACCCTCCCTCAAAGAAG AAGCCCTCAGCCTCCTCAGGAATAAAGGGGACGCTAGGTGAAAGTCTGCCGTTGATCATGACGCGTCTGTGTGAGCCCAAAGAGGCTTCTTACATCCTTATCAAGAAGTACCTGGAGCAGCATTTCCCTCAACTCAACGTGGAGAACAG GCCTGATGTGTTGAAGAACTGCCTGCAGAGGTCTGTGGAAAGGGGCTATTTGGAGCAGATCACTGGGAAAGGCGCCTCTGGGACTTTCCAG CTGAAGAAGTCTGGAAATAAGGTGCTACTGGGTGGTGGGCTCCTGGAAGATGCTATTGTTGCAGCTATCACTGCCATGAATGAGCCCAAGTCCTGCAGCATAAGTACACTCCGCAAGTTCCTGGTAGAGAACTACAAGGACCAGAATGTCTATCTCCTTG tggcAAACCTAAAGAGAACCTTGCAGAAGTGCAAGGTGATGGGATGGATGGAGCAGATCACTGGTCACGGCCTCAGCGGATCCTACCAGCTCAGCTATCCTTACTACCCAAG TCCAGCAGTATTGTTTCCTGAAATGATGGAAAAAATcaaacagaaagaggaaaagaagcTCCAAACTAAGAGGAATCGTCATTCTGAGGACAgcgatgaggaggaggaggaggaggacgacgaggaggaagaagaagaagaagaagaggaggaagaggaagagtcAGAAGATGATGAACCACCTCCTCGCAAGAG GGGTCAGAAGAGGTCTGCGCCCAGAAGCCGTCAACCTCCACCCAGTAAGAGAGCTAAAGCTAGCGGCAGAAAGCCAGCTAAAAGACCGGCTGCGTCGGCAAAGAAATCCTCAGCCGCTGCTAAATCAGCTTCTTCCAAGAAGGCCTCCCCGCCTGCTAAAGCCACGCCGGTCAAGAAGGCCGCTCCAGCCCGCAAACCTAAAACGCCTATCGCCAAGAAGATGACCAGCAGGGTGTCTAAGCGACCAGGGCCTAAGAAGTCTCCAGCTAAGAAGCAAGCAGCTAGTTCTGCTGTGAAGTCTAAGACTGCCTCCCGAAAGTCCCTTAGAGCCAAGAAATAA